ACATCGCACGCGAGCCCCAGGCCGTGCTGGCACGCGCCACCGCCAACGGCGCCAACCCGCCCGCTCCTGATGAGCCACTGCGCCAGCTGCTGGCGCTGCCCTATTCACCTCGGGCCGCCGATGCGGCGCGTGCGACGATGCTTGCTGCCGTGGACCTTCCCGACGCACCGGATGGCGACGCCACCGGCCGGGCGGGAAACACCGCACATGGCGCGGGTACTGCCAACGGAACGGGCAGCGCAGGCGGCATGGCCGCGAATCGCGCCGCGGAGGTTTCGTCATTCGGCCGTCACCCGCCGGTCACCCGCACCATCACCGTCGGCGATCCGATTCCCGCACCCGACGGCGCACGCACGCAATCGCTGCAGGCAGCCCAGTCGTATGCCAGCGTTGCCGACGCGGGCAACGCGCCACGCGCGTCTCTGCTGGCCACGCATGCGTCGTCGTCCGAACCGCCCGCCGCACCGCCCCCAGCGCAAGGCCAGATCGTGCACCCGGCGACAGAGGGCCTGATGCGCCAGCAACTCGAACTGCTGGCCGCCCAGCAGTTCCGCTGGCAAGGTGAAGCCTGGTCAGGTACGCAGATGTCATGGGAAGTGTCGCCGAATCCGGTCGACGAGGATGGATCCGGCACGCAGCACCAGGCGCGGAGCTGGACCACACGGCTGGTCGTGCAGATGCCAGGCATGGGCATGGTCGAAGCCAGTGTGACGCTATCGCCATCGATGCTGGACGTGCGAGTCAATGCGCCGCTGGATGACACTGTCGCAAGACTTAGCGCAGCCATTCCCGATCTGCACGGGCGTCTGGCGGCCAGCGGCTTCGTGGTGGGCCAGATCACGGCACGCGCCGATACGGCGCCAACGGAAGCGGGAGTCCCGTCATGAGCGACACGTCGCGCGGCGCCGCGGTGGCGCTGTCATATGAAGAAGGCGAGAAGGCCCCACGCGTGGTGGCCAAGGGCTACGGCGTCACGGCCGAATCAATCATCGCCCGCGCCCAGGAAGCCGGAGTCTATGTC
This genomic interval from Cupriavidus metallidurans CH34 contains the following:
- the fliK gene encoding flagellar hook-length control protein FliK, whose protein sequence is MSIPIHSQPDAGQLARNDLLTQRTALAVDKLAALMPVQDTNETSSRDTSTDLGTAGRVPGARPGEASAGNTAGAVVTSTRETLSFAARTILDLFANADEAAAALKSTTPLATRTEMQSAPLLATKLASLLDQSGMFYEAHLAEWVSGARTLKDIAREPQAVLARATANGANPPAPDEPLRQLLALPYSPRAADAARATMLAAVDLPDAPDGDATGRAGNTAHGAGTANGTGSAGGMAANRAAEVSSFGRHPPVTRTITVGDPIPAPDGARTQSLQAAQSYASVADAGNAPRASLLATHASSSEPPAAPPPAQGQIVHPATEGLMRQQLELLAAQQFRWQGEAWSGTQMSWEVSPNPVDEDGSGTQHQARSWTTRLVVQMPGMGMVEASVTLSPSMLDVRVNAPLDDTVARLSAAIPDLHGRLAASGFVVGQITARADTAPTEAGVPS
- a CDS encoding EscU/YscU/HrcU family type III secretion system export apparatus switch protein, whose protein sequence is MSDTSRGAAVALSYEEGEKAPRVVAKGYGVTAESIIARAQEAGVYVHNSPALVNLLMQVDMDSQIPPQLYLAVAQLLAWLHQIEDATVSQG